One window of Bacillus sp. THAF10 genomic DNA carries:
- a CDS encoding MBL fold metallo-hydrolase, which yields MKWTQLPLGPLQTNAYILINDQKECLVFDPGSEGEALNTYLEEKSWKPLAILLTHAHFDHIGAVDAVRDRWGIPVYLHKKEKEWLMNPSLNGSQFFQLGAIKAGPADILIKEEGKLKISNFELDILFTPGHSPGSVSYYHAKEKLVFAGDALFAGSIGRTDLPGGNHDQLIRSIHDKLLSLPEETTVLSGHGMTTTIEKEMDSNPFLNGF from the coding sequence ATGAAATGGACGCAGTTACCACTGGGACCTCTACAAACAAATGCTTACATACTTATTAATGACCAGAAGGAATGTTTGGTGTTTGATCCAGGTAGTGAGGGAGAAGCATTAAATACGTACTTAGAGGAAAAATCATGGAAGCCACTAGCAATCCTCCTAACACATGCTCACTTCGATCATATCGGTGCGGTAGATGCAGTTAGAGATAGATGGGGTATTCCAGTGTATTTACATAAGAAAGAAAAAGAATGGCTAATGAACCCAAGCCTGAATGGATCCCAGTTTTTCCAACTAGGAGCGATTAAAGCAGGTCCAGCAGATATCTTAATTAAGGAAGAAGGGAAACTGAAGATATCGAATTTTGAATTGGACATTCTTTTCACCCCGGGTCATTCTCCTGGAAGCGTTAGTTATTATCACGCTAAAGAAAAGCTTGTTTTTGCTGGTGATGCCCTTTTTGCAGGCAGTATAGGCAGAACGGACTTGCCAGGAGGAAATCATGATCAGCTTATACGGAGCATTCATGATAAGCTCCTTTCTCTGCCAGAAGAAACAACGGTTCTTTCTGGTCACGGCATGACAACGACAATTGAAAAAGAAATGGATAGCAATCCGTTTCTTAATGGGTTTTAG
- a CDS encoding DUF2759 domain-containing protein, with the protein MPLVIIFGLVTLLAAFGLVRSLKEKNLLAILFALGTVVVFGAFTVATVITHGYPVAH; encoded by the coding sequence TTGCCATTAGTAATTATTTTTGGACTAGTTACATTGTTAGCAGCATTTGGACTTGTCCGTTCCTTAAAGGAGAAAAACCTACTTGCCATTCTATTTGCTCTAGGTACTGTAGTTGTGTTTGGCGCATTCACAGTAGCAACCGTTATCACTCACGGATACCCAGTAGCTCACTAA
- a CDS encoding MTH1187 family thiamine-binding protein: protein MAIVDVTVIPIGTNGPSVSDYVADIQEILEGFKNEGKINYKLTPMSTIIEGELPTLLHVVQVIHEAPFQKGLHRVATNIRIDDRRDKSVQMEDKLRAVETKRNRT, encoded by the coding sequence TTGGCTATTGTAGATGTTACAGTAATACCAATTGGTACAAATGGACCAAGTGTAAGCGATTATGTTGCAGACATTCAAGAAATTTTAGAGGGTTTTAAAAACGAAGGGAAAATAAACTACAAGCTAACTCCCATGAGTACCATTATTGAAGGAGAACTTCCAACCCTATTGCATGTTGTGCAAGTTATTCATGAAGCTCCATTTCAAAAGGGGCTACACCGAGTTGCAACCAATATCCGGATTGATGACCGGCGCGATAAAAGTGTCCAAATGGAAGATAAGCTCAGAGCAGTAGAGACAAAACGGAATAGAACGTAA